In Hahella sp. KA22, one genomic interval encodes:
- a CDS encoding pilin: MPERRRFFKEKLTPYFAPPMWLHCLLYVLTLGAYELFWHYMNWRKYRLISGDPIWPPLRGLFFYFFIPALVGNLARSSSLAGRSDPSLGPWTSALYIAAVITASTLAEALHPLFILSAFPFLTYLNWRARWVNQQFITASAQSDASVSVIVAGSPLQSGHDVLVFRPSFQTVKSFRWLEIFTCIAVICIALTFALDAGRQTIIKARLTEAFSLLGGVRVDMAEKYAFSGVWPERDKLYALSEVEAVYFQPVELDASGALHFTFSPLAEETPGTISFRSVVSNPDGALRTLGWTCASAHSGPRKVYGDDKSSLPPEQLPYICRG, translated from the coding sequence TTGCCTGAACGACGCCGCTTTTTCAAAGAAAAACTGACGCCTTATTTTGCGCCCCCCATGTGGTTGCACTGTCTTTTGTATGTGTTAACGCTGGGCGCGTACGAGCTGTTCTGGCATTACATGAATTGGCGCAAGTATCGGCTTATATCGGGAGATCCTATCTGGCCGCCGCTGCGCGGGCTGTTCTTTTACTTTTTTATTCCTGCTCTGGTTGGTAATCTCGCGCGCAGCTCCTCCTTGGCGGGCCGCTCAGATCCTTCGCTTGGCCCATGGACCAGCGCGCTCTATATTGCAGCAGTGATAACAGCCTCTACGCTCGCGGAGGCATTGCATCCTCTGTTTATTCTGTCCGCCTTTCCTTTTCTGACCTATTTGAACTGGCGGGCAAGATGGGTCAACCAGCAGTTCATAACAGCTTCGGCTCAGTCGGATGCAAGCGTCTCCGTAATCGTCGCCGGCTCGCCGCTGCAATCTGGCCACGACGTCCTCGTTTTCAGACCGTCTTTCCAGACTGTTAAAAGCTTTCGTTGGCTGGAGATTTTTACCTGTATCGCCGTGATTTGCATCGCTTTGACTTTCGCATTGGACGCCGGACGCCAGACCATTATTAAAGCTCGTCTAACCGAGGCCTTTAGTTTATTGGGAGGGGTCAGAGTAGACATGGCGGAAAAATACGCTTTCTCCGGCGTCTGGCCGGAGCGAGACAAACTGTATGCTTTGAGCGAGGTTGAGGCGGTTTATTTCCAGCCTGTTGAACTTGATGCTAGCGGAGCCTTGCACTTTACATTTTCTCCGCTCGCTGAAGAAACGCCTGGAACCATCAGCTTTCGATCCGTCGTCAGTAATCCTGATGGCGCATTGCGCACCCTGGGTTGGACATGCGCGTCAGCCCACTCGGGTCCACGCAAAGTCTACGGCGACGACAAAAGCTCGCTGCCTCCGGAGCAACTCCCCTATATCTGTAGAGGTTAA
- a CDS encoding type II secretion system F family protein — protein MILISSPNSNLSQLLRHLNHQVQQGLSLEQALARLEPLLPAHAQPQVEQLKKVLQGDVSLQATPYQDSPFYDISRLAAIVRARGGSLPGFLERYITHSHAMEISWRGVWDGLQSLLGYVFVLLMIAIFIFSVLLIKVLPGFQVFYSEMNMELPAFTLALISGMETFQSVWIFVLIGLAPLFWIGFKAVGCIRQLRPMPDFMQRVPGLSSIANAHLRYIWLANAYLLNRSGLDAETSLREALQLCSSASLEEKLSQSEYLDLMIALKTGALEQELAYQFERLNVAYSAALASFKTKFVAGVSTLIAILVGATVLAVYLPIFGLGSAI, from the coding sequence GTGATCCTTATTTCATCACCAAACTCAAATCTAAGCCAACTGTTGCGGCACTTGAACCATCAGGTTCAACAAGGGCTTTCTCTAGAACAGGCGCTGGCCCGACTGGAGCCTCTCCTGCCGGCTCACGCACAGCCCCAGGTTGAGCAACTGAAAAAAGTATTGCAGGGTGACGTCAGCCTACAAGCGACGCCTTATCAGGACAGTCCCTTCTACGACATAAGTCGACTCGCCGCCATCGTGCGCGCCAGAGGCGGCTCGCTACCCGGCTTTCTGGAACGCTATATCACCCACTCTCACGCTATGGAAATATCCTGGCGTGGCGTTTGGGACGGACTGCAAAGTCTGCTTGGCTACGTCTTCGTCCTGTTAATGATCGCCATCTTTATTTTCAGCGTCCTGCTCATCAAGGTATTGCCGGGATTTCAGGTATTTTACAGTGAAATGAATATGGAGCTGCCAGCATTTACGCTGGCGCTGATATCCGGCATGGAGACGTTTCAGTCAGTTTGGATCTTCGTCTTGATCGGTTTGGCTCCGCTATTTTGGATTGGGTTCAAGGCGGTCGGTTGTATTCGACAGTTGAGGCCCATGCCGGACTTCATGCAACGCGTCCCAGGTTTGTCCTCCATCGCCAACGCCCATCTGCGTTATATCTGGCTCGCCAACGCCTACCTGCTTAACCGCTCAGGTCTGGATGCGGAAACGTCCTTACGCGAGGCGCTACAACTCTGTTCCAGCGCCAGTCTGGAAGAAAAGCTCTCACAATCGGAATATCTGGATCTGATGATCGCCCTGAAAACTGGCGCGCTGGAACAGGAGTTGGCGTATCAGTTCGAGCGACTCAACGTCGCGTACTCCGCGGCTCTGGCTTCCTTCAAAACCAAATTCGTCGCAGGCGTCAGCACCTTAATAGCCATACTGGTTGGAGCGACCGTACTCGCCGTCTACCTGCCAATATTTGGCTTAGGCTCCGCAATTTAA
- a CDS encoding pilin: protein MSKQTQNGFTLIELMIVVAIIGILASVALPSYQIYITRAQITEAVTIVGELRDQVKEYYKYKGDFPADNAAAGMPAPNKLLGNFVKNITLENGAFHVQLGNKVNKSLQDKYLTIRPAIVTGSPASPMTWLCGHSPAVEGMEAVGANKTDIEPAYLPSNCRF from the coding sequence ATGAGCAAACAAACACAAAACGGATTCACCCTCATCGAATTAATGATAGTGGTCGCCATCATCGGCATCCTGGCGTCCGTCGCCTTGCCCAGTTACCAGATATACATCACTCGGGCGCAGATCACTGAGGCGGTCACCATCGTGGGCGAACTGCGTGACCAGGTGAAAGAGTATTACAAATACAAAGGCGATTTTCCGGCCGATAACGCCGCCGCAGGCATGCCTGCGCCCAACAAGTTATTGGGGAATTTTGTGAAGAACATCACTCTGGAGAACGGCGCCTTTCATGTTCAGTTGGGCAACAAGGTGAACAAAAGTCTGCAGGACAAATATCTCACCATTCGCCCCGCCATCGTGACCGGCAGCCCCGCCAGCCCAATGACCTGGTTATGCGGACATAGCCCCGCGGTCGAGGGAATGGAGGCCGTCGGCGCCAACAAGACGGATATAGAGCCGGCTTATCTGCCCTCCAACTGCCGGTTCTGA
- a CDS encoding MmcQ/YjbR family DNA-binding protein, with translation MDYVAARQALLSKPEAIEDFPFGPEVAVFKIKGKMFATLGMEDGEGRMNLKCDPVEALALRDIFPSVTPGYHMNKKHWNTLALDGGVPPGEIGRMIDNSYALVVKGLTKTERQALELRYGRETLFPA, from the coding sequence ATGGACTACGTAGCGGCCAGACAGGCGCTTTTAAGTAAACCCGAAGCCATTGAGGATTTTCCGTTTGGACCCGAAGTGGCTGTGTTCAAGATCAAAGGCAAAATGTTCGCGACCCTAGGCATGGAAGATGGCGAGGGGCGCATGAACCTGAAGTGCGATCCGGTGGAAGCGTTGGCGTTGCGGGATATCTTCCCTTCCGTGACGCCGGGCTACCACATGAATAAAAAACACTGGAATACGCTGGCGCTGGATGGCGGCGTGCCGCCCGGAGAGATCGGGCGGATGATTGATAACTCCTACGCGCTGGTGGTCAAAGGCCTCACCAAGACGGAGCGTCAGGCGCTGGAGCTGCGTTACGGCAGGGAAACCCTGTTCCCCGCCTAA
- a CDS encoding FMN-binding negative transcriptional regulator, protein MYMPASFKVEDRSAMLDFIDRWSFGVLMTLKAGSLEVNQVPFILDRENNRLYGHLARQNDQWKELDGADETRVLFQGPHAYVSPDWYESAGMVPTWNFMSAEVRGRSELLPPERLPWLLEQLSDKHEAAFANPWKMSKVPPAKLEAMMKAIVGFSIDIETLNGKFKLSQNRNPQDRAGVIAGLSAQPDENSQVIAQQMQLLQDS, encoded by the coding sequence ATGTACATGCCCGCTTCATTCAAGGTGGAGGACCGCTCCGCCATGCTGGATTTTATCGACCGTTGGAGCTTCGGCGTTTTGATGACGCTGAAAGCCGGTTCGCTGGAGGTCAATCAAGTCCCTTTTATACTGGATCGCGAGAATAACCGTTTGTATGGCCATCTGGCCCGCCAGAACGACCAATGGAAAGAGTTGGACGGCGCTGATGAAACACGGGTCTTGTTTCAGGGACCGCATGCGTATGTGTCGCCAGATTGGTATGAAAGCGCAGGAATGGTCCCTACCTGGAACTTTATGAGCGCGGAAGTGCGGGGACGCTCGGAGTTATTGCCTCCTGAGCGCCTGCCCTGGCTGCTTGAGCAATTGAGCGATAAACACGAAGCGGCGTTCGCCAACCCCTGGAAAATGAGCAAGGTGCCGCCAGCGAAGCTGGAGGCGATGATGAAAGCCATTGTCGGCTTCAGCATTGATATCGAAACCTTGAACGGCAAGTTCAAACTCAGCCAGAATCGTAACCCGCAGGATCGGGCCGGTGTAATCGCCGGGCTGTCGGCGCAGCCGGACGAGAATTCACAGGTGATCGCGCAGCAGATGCAGTTGCTGCAGGATAGCTGA
- a CDS encoding GNAT family N-acetyltransferase, protein MLNAVFEDFQLRPAQEADLQAVVDIYNSTVASRQVTADTEEVPAASRRDWFLRHTSERPLLVAERAGHILGWISFEPYHSRPAYRHTAELSIYLAPEQRGKGMGARLLSHAITLAPQLGVTALVGVIFSHNAPSLALFRKHGFQCWGELPNVAEMDNALYSVTLMGLSLPQ, encoded by the coding sequence ATGCTTAACGCCGTCTTTGAGGATTTCCAGTTACGTCCCGCCCAAGAGGCGGACCTGCAAGCCGTTGTCGATATCTATAATTCCACGGTCGCTTCCAGGCAAGTCACCGCGGATACCGAGGAGGTTCCCGCAGCGAGTCGTCGGGACTGGTTTTTGCGGCATACAAGTGAACGCCCTTTGTTGGTGGCGGAACGAGCGGGCCATATTCTGGGCTGGATTAGCTTCGAGCCTTACCATTCTCGTCCTGCATATAGACATACGGCGGAACTGAGCATCTATCTGGCGCCGGAGCAGCGAGGCAAAGGAATGGGCGCCCGCCTTTTGAGTCATGCGATAACGTTGGCGCCGCAACTTGGCGTGACGGCGCTCGTCGGAGTGATTTTCTCTCACAATGCGCCCAGTCTCGCCTTGTTTCGCAAGCATGGCTTCCAATGCTGGGGAGAATTGCCCAACGTCGCAGAAATGGACAACGCGCTCTACAGCGTGACGCTAATGGGGCTGTCGCTGCCTCAATAA
- a CDS encoding PepSY domain-containing protein, with product MKSTSIALFAAALSLTAATAFADPTCTTEPKSAWQDQEVFKQSLLDQGYKIKKFKETDTGCYEIYGWNNQGQKVEIYFNPVNGEAVKTEID from the coding sequence ATGAAATCAACCTCAATCGCCTTATTCGCCGCCGCTCTGAGTCTGACTGCAGCCACCGCATTCGCGGACCCTACCTGCACCACGGAGCCCAAATCCGCCTGGCAGGATCAGGAAGTGTTTAAACAGTCGCTGCTGGACCAGGGTTACAAGATCAAGAAGTTCAAAGAGACGGACACCGGCTGTTATGAAATCTACGGCTGGAACAATCAGGGTCAGAAAGTGGAGATCTACTTCAACCCGGTTAACGGCGAAGCAGTCAAAACTGAAATCGATTAA
- a CDS encoding cytochrome b/b6 domain-containing protein: MQTVRVWDPLVRLFHWTLATACILNLWVLEDGSSWHEWVGYYAGGAIAIRVLWGFIGTPYARFRSFFPTPTRLKNYVGALMSGKPAETVGHNPMGGLMILALMFLVAALAVSGWMMSLDAFWGEDWLEEIHEGLANALMALMLIHIAAVSLYSRFGKENLIAAMVTGKKQIGKPE; this comes from the coding sequence ATGCAAACCGTTCGTGTCTGGGACCCTCTGGTCCGCTTATTTCACTGGACGTTAGCCACAGCGTGCATTCTTAATCTGTGGGTACTGGAGGACGGAAGTTCCTGGCACGAATGGGTCGGTTATTACGCCGGGGGCGCGATTGCGATCAGAGTCTTATGGGGTTTTATAGGGACGCCCTACGCGCGCTTTCGGTCTTTTTTTCCTACGCCGACACGACTTAAAAACTACGTAGGCGCCCTCATGTCCGGTAAGCCTGCCGAGACAGTAGGCCACAACCCGATGGGCGGCCTGATGATTCTGGCGCTCATGTTCCTGGTGGCTGCGCTGGCGGTCAGCGGCTGGATGATGAGCCTCGACGCCTTTTGGGGCGAAGACTGGCTGGAGGAGATTCACGAGGGCCTGGCCAACGCATTAATGGCGCTCATGCTTATTCACATCGCTGCGGTGAGCCTGTATTCACGCTTTGGCAAAGAAAACCTTATCGCCGCCATGGTCACCGGCAAAAAGCAAATCGGCAAACCGGAATAA
- a CDS encoding ABC transporter substrate-binding protein — MRLSVLVLSGLLALLMRPSAAEISVVLASQEDFKPYEWREGDQIKGFDVDIVQEMARRLDWKVEIKLYPWKRVLHEIAAGSVDGGFSAFRTREREEYAIFLDPPIHLSTYCVFVNPERPIVFYSLEDLDGKVLGKNLGFSINSEFDHAQKRGRFEVIEKSMSHNLRLLAAQRIDAVIGNALEVDYMARELGLEEKIEGLPTKVASDTPAHLIISRKSPLAKDPELLKLMEETLRHMLEDGTYAALLKKYQ, encoded by the coding sequence ATGAGACTGTCAGTATTGGTGCTTAGTGGGCTGCTCGCGCTTCTGATGCGGCCGTCAGCGGCGGAAATATCCGTTGTGTTGGCTTCACAGGAAGACTTCAAGCCATACGAATGGCGCGAGGGCGATCAGATCAAAGGATTTGACGTGGATATCGTCCAGGAAATGGCGCGTCGTTTGGACTGGAAGGTCGAAATCAAGCTTTATCCTTGGAAAAGAGTGCTGCATGAGATCGCGGCGGGGTCCGTTGATGGCGGCTTTTCCGCCTTTCGCACACGGGAGCGGGAAGAATATGCGATCTTTCTCGATCCGCCGATCCATCTGAGCACCTATTGCGTGTTTGTTAACCCGGAGCGGCCTATCGTTTTTTACAGTCTGGAGGATTTAGACGGCAAGGTACTGGGCAAGAATCTGGGCTTTTCCATCAATTCTGAGTTTGATCATGCGCAAAAACGGGGACGCTTTGAGGTCATCGAGAAGAGCATGAGTCATAATCTGCGTTTGCTTGCCGCGCAGCGTATTGACGCGGTGATTGGCAATGCCCTGGAAGTGGATTATATGGCGCGGGAACTGGGTCTGGAGGAGAAGATAGAGGGGCTGCCGACAAAAGTCGCATCGGATACCCCCGCCCATTTGATTATCTCCAGAAAATCGCCGCTGGCCAAAGATCCGGAATTGCTCAAGCTAATGGAAGAAACCCTGCGGCATATGCTGGAAGACGGCACATACGCCGCCTTGCTGAAGAAGTATCAATAA
- a CDS encoding MaoC/PaaZ C-terminal domain-containing protein — MHVVSYTEPQLPDLLTLYAKTLLKRELTYTRLPELCVEVFDITLCRSHLEKYLHFFEFSPQYRQTERAPLPFLYVFTQKPQLTLLTRPEFPLKLLGLVHLGVKFIQRFPINAHDRLTVRAYLSGQEECAHGQSFTITTEIWTRGQVAVEMINHYLSKRPGNHRPARNGPRTPFSDAAPETTFYFGSADIRRYARLSGDFNPIHLYQWTARLCGMKRPIVHGMYSVGKIMGYLSNQNEREIRQASFKFTRPVYVPNDLSLWTHAFDNRTMVTLGSRSNAPSVSAEIEYKLG; from the coding sequence ATGCACGTAGTAAGCTACACCGAACCCCAACTCCCTGATTTACTGACGCTTTACGCAAAGACGCTGCTAAAGCGGGAGCTGACCTACACTCGTCTGCCCGAATTATGCGTTGAGGTTTTCGATATCACTCTTTGCCGCAGCCATCTGGAAAAATATCTGCACTTCTTTGAGTTTAGTCCGCAATATCGACAAACTGAACGCGCGCCCCTGCCGTTTCTGTATGTTTTTACCCAAAAACCCCAGTTGACCCTGCTGACCCGGCCGGAGTTTCCGCTCAAACTGCTGGGCCTGGTGCATCTGGGCGTCAAATTCATTCAACGTTTTCCGATAAACGCCCATGACAGATTGACCGTACGCGCTTATTTATCCGGCCAGGAAGAATGCGCGCATGGGCAGAGTTTCACCATCACCACGGAAATCTGGACCCGCGGTCAGGTGGCGGTGGAAATGATCAACCATTACCTGAGCAAGCGTCCCGGCAATCATCGTCCCGCCCGTAACGGACCGCGCACGCCGTTTTCCGACGCAGCCCCGGAGACGACTTTCTATTTCGGCAGCGCCGATATTCGTCGTTATGCGCGGCTGTCCGGCGATTTCAATCCGATCCACCTGTACCAGTGGACCGCGCGTCTGTGCGGCATGAAGCGCCCGATTGTGCACGGCATGTACTCCGTTGGTAAAATCATGGGGTATCTTAGCAATCAGAATGAACGTGAGATTCGTCAGGCGTCCTTTAAGTTCACCCGTCCCGTCTACGTGCCCAATGACTTATCCTTGTGGACCCACGCATTCGACAATCGCACCATGGTGACCCTGGGCAGCCGCTCCAACGCCCCCAGCGTCTCCGCCGAAATCGAATACAAACTGGGCTGA
- a CDS encoding GGDEF domain-containing protein, with protein MSSEVNDLEHTLFAFIESSDEAYALFNDQDLLVYCNAAFARLFNAERDFLAGFSFRRLAERCYDTRQGIHIESDDLEGWLRYAQELRRTRQFRSYEVEISGGRWFLFSEQIDKQGRMLVRARDLTAQKQLEGRINHANQKLRHMAMTDELTHVSNYRGFFEAAEAEANRCWRTGAPMTLMLLDMDHFKKVNDNHGYPVGDAILRRIAEMTRDALREYDVFGRIAGEEFAIFLSQANDKVGMQIAGRLIESIADMVFTGPADGDAEVRVTASIGLCIGECDTPFEQLFKQAEVALQQAKDQGRNRVEVFHMKKD; from the coding sequence ATGTCCAGCGAAGTCAACGATCTGGAGCATACGCTGTTCGCTTTTATAGAAAGCAGCGACGAAGCTTACGCCCTCTTCAACGACCAGGATCTTCTTGTTTACTGCAACGCCGCTTTCGCCCGGCTGTTCAATGCTGAACGCGACTTTCTCGCCGGTTTCAGCTTCCGCCGTCTGGCGGAACGTTGCTACGACACCCGACAAGGGATTCACATTGAGTCCGACGACCTTGAGGGATGGTTGCGATACGCGCAGGAATTACGTCGCACGCGCCAGTTCCGCAGCTATGAAGTGGAGATCAGCGGCGGTCGCTGGTTCTTATTCTCGGAGCAGATCGACAAACAGGGCCGCATGTTGGTGCGCGCACGCGACCTCACCGCGCAGAAGCAACTGGAAGGCCGCATCAATCACGCCAACCAGAAGTTACGCCATATGGCGATGACGGACGAACTCACCCATGTCTCCAACTATCGCGGCTTTTTTGAAGCGGCGGAAGCGGAGGCGAATCGCTGCTGGCGCACCGGCGCGCCCATGACGCTGATGCTGCTGGACATGGACCATTTCAAAAAGGTCAACGACAACCACGGCTATCCGGTGGGTGACGCAATATTGCGCCGCATCGCGGAAATGACCCGGGACGCGTTGCGTGAATACGATGTGTTCGGACGTATCGCCGGCGAAGAGTTCGCGATTTTCCTCAGTCAGGCCAATGATAAGGTCGGCATGCAGATCGCTGGACGCCTCATCGAATCTATTGCCGACATGGTCTTCACCGGACCCGCGGATGGCGATGCGGAAGTGCGTGTCACCGCGTCCATCGGGCTGTGCATCGGAGAGTGCGATACGCCGTTCGAGCAGCTTTTCAAACAGGCGGAAGTAGCCTTGCAGCAGGCCAAAGATCAAGGCAGGAATCGTGTGGAGGTGTTCCACATGAAAAAAGACTGA